A stretch of DNA from Streptosporangiales bacterium:
GATTCGGCGTACTCGCGGCAGCGTTCGACGTCGGCCTCGATGCCGTCGACGCAGCGTTCGGCGAGCAGTGTCGAGGCGTTGGCGAGCAGCCGGATCGACTCGAGGAGGTTGCGGGCGAGGACCGGCAGCATGACGTTGAGCTCGAAGTCGCCCTGGGTGCCGGCGAAGGCGATGGTCGCGTCGTTGCCGATGACCTGGGCGCACACCTGGCGGACGGACTCGCAGATGACGGGGTTGACCTTGCCGGGCATGATCGACGAGCCGGGCTGCAGGTCGGGGATCGCGATCTCGCCGAGGCCGCAGCGCGGGCCCGAGCCCATCCAGCGGAGGTCGTTGGCGATCTTGTACAGGCCGACGGCGTACGTGCGCAGCTGGCCGCTGGCCTCGACGAGGCCGTCGCGGGATCCCTGGGCCTCGAAGTGGTTGCGTGCCTCGGTCAGCGGAAGCCCGGTCGCGCGCGCGACCTCCTCGATGACCTTGGCGGAGAAGCCGGGCGGGGTGTTGATGCCGGTGCCGACGGCGGTGCCGCCGAGCGGCAGCTCGGCGAGCCTGGGGAGGCTCGCCGAGAGACGTTCGGTCGCGTACCGGACCTGGGCGGCGTAGCCGCCGAACTCCTGGCCGAGGGTGACGGGGGTGGCGTCCATCAGGTGCGTGCGCCCCGACTTGACGACGTCGGCGAACTCGGCGGCCTTGCCTTCG
This window harbors:
- a CDS encoding aspartate ammonia-lyase, which encodes MSEQQQEYRVEHDSMGEVRVPAQAKWRAQTQRAVENFPVSGQPIESANIAALARIKAAAAKVNAELGVLDEDIAAAIEASANEVATGTYDDHFPIDVFQTGSGTSSNMNTNEVVATLATARLGRDVHPNDHVNASQSSNDVYPSSIHIAATGAVTHDLLPALDLLATSLEGKAAEFADVVKSGRTHLMDATPVTLGQEFGGYAAQVRYATERLSASLPRLAELPLGGTAVGTGINTPPGFSAKVIEEVARATGLPLTEARNHFEAQGSRDGLVEASGQLRTYAVGLYKIANDLRWMGSGPRCGLGEIAIPDLQPGSSIMPGKVNPVICESVRQVCAQVIGNDATIAFAGTQGDFELNVMLPVLARNLLESIRLLANASTLLAERCVDGIEADVERCREYAESSPSIVTPLNRYIGYENAAKVVKQSMAERKTIREVVLEGGYVEDGRLTVEQLDQSLDVLRMTHP